A genomic stretch from Sceloporus undulatus isolate JIND9_A2432 ecotype Alabama chromosome 5, SceUnd_v1.1, whole genome shotgun sequence includes:
- the LOC121931740 gene encoding taste receptor type 2 member 116-like: MASKEISPFFILSWIIIGILCIVSFLANGFIAIVNMLHGLQNRKMLLCDFLLTCLSTCRLVTQWMILMHYFLYFYTPDHRSDVLIFSWIYVNMASLCFVSCLSVFYCVKVTNFANAFFLQLKARINQLLPRLLGISLVIFVLSSLPSAFSYFRYKKSCNLTGTAPGNTSQGEVNNIWVIFRPLQITFTFINFSINIAASLILLTSLWRHVRNLRKNGIIIQDFNTQVHLKVMQPLLISLFLYIIFITNLMIMVSGFFLFHTLMSLILEIMTTVCPLAHSIILIWSNPKLKKVAGRIINIRQRISLTGEDGNRYPSLCLNRDCFCLNVQ, encoded by the coding sequence ATGGCTAGTAAGGAAATATCTCCCTTCTTTATCTTATCTTGGATCATTATAGGCATTTTGTGCATTGTTTCCTTCTTAGCAAATGGATTTATTGCCATTGTGAATATGCTGCATGGGCTCCAGAACAGGAAGATGTTACTTTGTGATTTCCTCTTGACTTGTTTGAGCACCTGCAGATTAGTAACACAGTGGATGATTCTGATGCACTattttttatatttctatactcCTGACCATAGGTCAGATGTGCTCATTTTTTCTTGGATCTATGTCAACATGGCCAGCCTCTGCTTTGTCTCATGTCTCAGTGTCTTCTACTGTGTGAAGGTCACCAACTTTGCCAATGCCTTCTTCCTTCAGCTAAAGGCAAGGATCAATCAGCTTTTACCCAGACTGCTTGGCATATCACTGGTCATTTTCgtgctctcctctcttccttcagcCTTCAGTTATTTCAGATACAAAAAGTCATGTAATCTGACTGGAACAGCACCAGGCAACACTTCCCAAGGTGAGGTTAACAACATATGGGTTATTTTTCGTCCTCTGCAGATAACTTTTACTTTCATAAATTTCAGCATAAATATAGCTGCATCCCTTATTTTGCTCACCTCTCTGTGGAGGCATGTGAGAAACCTCAGAAAGAATGGAATTATTATTCAGGACTTCAACACTCAAGTCCACCTCAAAGTCATGCAGCCATTATTGATCTCTCTTTTCTTGTATATCATATTTATAACTAATTTGATGATTATGGTAAGTGGCTTTTTCCTGTTTCATACATTAATGTCATTGATTTTAGAGATAATGACAACTGTATGTCCTTTAGCACATTCCATAATATTAATATGGTCCAATCCGAAACTGAAAAAAGTGGCTGGTCGCATTATAAACATCAGACAAAGAATTTCATTAACAGGAGAAGATGGCAACAGATATCCATCCCTGTGTCTGAACAGAGACTGCTTCTGTCTGAATGTGCAATAA